ttacattccggTCAAAGAATGGGAATTTATCCTGGTCTTCATCCACACCTGAGAGGAGAGGTCAGCTGTCGACTGAAAATGTTATTAGAATGACCCCAGGGCCAATGAGATACGCCATATCCCGGGTTGACGATATCAAATTCGGCTTCGAACTGTTCCTGACAGAGTCAATCGAAACTATAGTGATAAACATGACCAACTTGGAGGGGAGACGCATTTACAAAGACAACTGGAAGGAGGTAGACCGGACAGACTTCCAAGCATCATTGATTTTGGCTGGTGTGTATAGATCCAGAAAGAATCTACCACCAGTGTATGGGATGCAGAGTCTGATAGGGCAATTGTTCGTGCCACTATGTCACTCCAGACATTTCATGTGTTGTCACAGGTGATTCACTTTGACAACCGTGAGACAACACCAGGCCGCCGTCAAAAAGACAAGCTGGCAGCGATCAGAGAGGTTTGGCCCAAGTCCAGACGTCACACAGGATGAGCGTCTGGTCGCTTTTAGGGGACACTGCCCATTCAAACAGTACATGCCAAGCAAACCGTCTAAATATGGAATAAAGATATGAGCAGCATGTGATGCCAAGACAAGTTATGCCTTGAACTTGCAGGTTTACACCGGGAAACCTGCTGACGGTGTTCCTGAAAGAAACCAGGGGATGCGGGTGGTCCTGGAAATGACTGTAGGTCTCCAGGAGCACAACATAACATGTGACAATTTATTCACCTCGTATGCTCTTGGCCAGGAGCTGCTCCAAAAAAAATTACCTTGGTGGGTACGGTCAGAAGGAACAAGCCTGAGGTGCCTCCTGCCTTACTCACTACCAAGGACATGGATCGTTTTTCCTCTAAATTTGCCTTCACTGATACACACTCTCTTGTGTCCTACTGCCCGAAAGAAAGAAGAATGTGCTCCTGATGACAACTCTGCACAGGGATGCCGCTGTGAGTACCAGGGAGGACAAGAAGCCCAACGCTGTCCTGGATTACAACACGAACAAAGGGGGAGTTGACAACCTTGAAAAGGTTATGGTGTCAATATGGTGTCAATTCTATTCATTTTAATAAGTCAATATGTTTTAAATGTGATAAATGAAAACGCTTTGATGGAATTTTTCACGTTACAATGTAAGACGTGAAGAATCACTTGTATGTACTCATTATTTTATTTACTGATGCACTTTTGCAGGTTGCTGGCACATACTCTTGTAACAGGTTGACGGCACGTTGGCCCGTGGTGGTGTTCTTCAACATCCTAGATGTGTCGGCCTTCAAAGCGTTTGTGGTGTGGATGGAGGTGAATCCAGGCTGGAAGCAGGGGAAATTCTTCAAGAGGAGATTCTTCCTAGAAGAGTTGGGGAAAGCCATGGTGGCACCCCTCATTCAAAGGCGCCAACGCCTTCCTCGAACCCCATCCTCTGCTGGATTGGTGAGCGATATACAAGGGCCAGAAGTAAGATCTACGGCCaccagagacagaagagacaaaaGGAAGAGGTGCAATCTGTATGCACCAAGAGATGTCAAAACGAGCATTATGTGCCATAAATGCAGTGCATACATTTGCAAGGCACATGCAGCAACCACCACGTATTGTCCAACATGTGCATGAGAAAACGCAAAATGTAACCAAAATGTAACCCTAACCATCACTGATTGACAGATTGTGAACATTTTAGGTTTTTGTTATTGTTAGTAATACTGTTATTGTTACTGTTCTTTAATGTGTTCAGACATTAATTTTGGAATATGGTAAATAATACAAAATGAGTATCGCCCAGTATCCTCACTGGGAACCCAGTCAACCGATCTGCTCCCCGGCGCAGGCGGGGGTTTAATGTCTCCCCAGCCCTACCGGCGCTTCAGGGACAGCGGAGGACCCGGAGGcccccctaaccttaaacctttgtctgtgaactgtggcCCCTCGCTCTGGCGAAGGGCGGGTGGGGGAAAGGAGGGCAACCTCCCCAATACGGTTTTCATGTGTAGTTATGGGCCTTTCTTTACTAATAAAATCATACCGGTCAGTTTTGACTGGGAACACAAGATGTTATTTTGTGCCACTATTTAAAAATGTTAAATGGTTTCAAAACAAatgtccttgttaaactttgacacaaagtagtctgtgataaatagcacaatatgtttcatctgagtatttggggcggcaggtatactagtggttagagtgttggacttgtaaatgaaaggttgcaagttcaaatccctgtgtcacgccgtcctcctcttcatctgaagaggagaggcgagatggatctgaggaccaatacgcggcgtggtaagtgtccatggtcaatctttaataaagaaagtagcgaacactgaacactatacaaaaccagtaaacaaaataacaaccgtgacgctaatcatatggactgtgctgaaacaagccatcaacatagacaatcacccacacacaaacagtgcaacccaggctacctaagtatgattctcaatcagagacaactaatgacacctgcctctgattgagaaccatactaggccgaaaacatagaaatgccccaaaacatagaaaaacaaacatagactgcccacccaactcacgccctgaccatactaaataaatacaaaacaacggaaatacaggtcagaacgtgacagtacccccccccaaaggtgcggactccggccgcaaaaccttgacctataggggagggtctgggtgggcgtctgtctgcggtggcggctctggtgcgggacgcggactccacttcatcattgtcttagtccgccttattgtccgcctccgtggcttcctcaccatggccaccctacttaatgaccccactggacagaggggctgcttggggcagctgctcgggacagaggggcagctgctcgggacagagaggctccggcagaggcgccggacaggcgggaggctccggcagcggcgccgaacaggcgggaggctccggcagaggcgccggacaggcgggaggctccggcagaggcgccggacaggcgggaggctccggcagaggcgccggacaggcgggagactccggcagaggcgccggacaggcgggagactccggcagaggcgccggacaggcgggagactccggcagcggcgccggacaggcgggagactccggcagcggcgccggacaggcgggagactccggcagcggcgccggacaggcgggaacacctgcagggaggagacagagagacagcctggtgtgtgggggtgccacaggaaccaccaggctggggagaccttcaggaggcttggggttaggaggacgcacctgaaggaccgggctgtgggggagcactggagctttggtgcgcaaccttggcaccacttccccaggctggataaccactctagcccggaccctccagagtgcaggcacaggttgaaccgggctgtgggtaagcacgggagatctagtgcttactacacgcacctctcccttaggctccattcccacattcgcccggcacgagcggagcgcaggcagaggacgcactgcaccctcccagcgccccggagacacagcacgcagagccggcgcaggataccctggaccaaaactgcgtaccggcgaccagacccgctgagcaggcaccatacgccctggctcgatgcccgcactcgcatgacactctcggggggctgtcctatagcgcaccgggctatggacacgtactggcgacaccgtgcgcttccccgcataacacggtgcctgcccagtatcgcgctgcttataataagcacgaggagtgagcgcaggtctgctacctggcttagctccacccctcgtgtgcccccTCAAAAATTTGtttggggctgtctctcgtacctgtcgcactgccgtgctgcctcctcatatcgccgccgctcagctttcgctgcctccagctctgctttagggcggcgatattccccagcctgtgcccagggtccctctccgttcagtatctcctcccatgtccaggagtcctgtgataccggccgctgttgttgctgctgctgctgctgtcgtcgctgttttctaccacgccgcttggtccttggttggtgggtgattctgtcacggccgtcctcctcttcatctgaagaggagaggcgagatggatctgaggaccaatacgtggcgtggtaagtgtccatggtcaatctttaataaagaaagtagcgaacactgaacactatacaaaacaaaataacaaccgtgacgctaatcatatggactgtgctgaaacaatccatcaacatagacaatcacccacaaacaaacagtgcaacccaggctacctaagtatgattctcaatcagagacaactaatgacacctgcctctgattgagaaccatactaggccgaaaacatagaaatgccccaaaacatagaaaaacaaacatagactgcccacccaactcacgccctgaccatactaaataaatacaaaacaacggaaatacaggtcagaacgtgacaccctgagctgacaaggtaaaaaatttgcccctgaacaaggcagttaacccgctgtcattgaaaataagaatttgttcttaactgacttacctagttaaataaaagtcaaaataatccatacatcaTGCTTTTTTTACTCAAAAATGATTTGTATgtgctcaggtcaatgaggcctacatgccataaatagcaaatagaagttcaaaacctgtaatgttcacaagaacttaagttaATAAAAAGATATAACACAACATTAgctgataatatatgtattattatggatttataatcagctataatggggcggtCATTTTTTATTCTtgggaacacagaattaattaacatgaaacaaacacaacaggagggttaagtcaaaactgtaactaggccactcaggaaaatTCAATGTCatgttgataagcaactccagatttggccttgtgttttaggttaaaaaaaaactggtccttgccgatgacaagcatacccataacatgatacagccaaccaccttcgccccagtctgaggtcctgagtgctctggagcaggttttcatcaacgatctctctgtactttgcttcgttcagctttcccttgatcctgactagtctctcaggtcctgctgttgaaaaacatccccacagcacgatgctgccaccaccatgcttcaccgtagagacaATGCcggatttcctccagacgtgatgcttgatTTCAGGccatcttggtttaatcagatcagagaatcttgtttctcatggtatgagagtcctttaggtgcctgttggcaaactccaaatgggctgtcatgtgccttttactgatgagtgactactctaccacaaaggcctgattcgtggagtgctgcagagatggttgtccttctggaaggttctcccatctccactgtcGTGTCTTCACTATGGATTAAATTATTTGTGACATGcttttttatcaaatcaattctctgtaattaaaaTGACCTGTTTAAactaattatgtaaatgtaattaactagggatttggggcaccacggaataatgtttatagagctgtcgtcttctgaataaactcttaaagatctGGTAATATTtgatatcaatagcagtcaattattaatcggcaccttattcagtctcatctgaacgttGTAAAATTCTTgattatcttcacgaaccctggctaacaagttgaatcggCAATACAACattttgtttaattatttatttactaaatacctaaataatcacacagaattacatatacacagaatggatcagacattgattactaattatgtcataaaaggaaacgtccctagcggacgaaACCGATATGACGACTGGTTACACatagaaagggggttgggtttgaatgaaagagcgggaagactgaggaacaaaaggaTTGGGTCATTATTGGACCTTgagaagctatgctatcgtaaaaacagaatcttatgcattctaaataaccgcccattcggaaaaggaaaatgcaagaaatatatttactctgagctgtgcttcgaTAGATTAGTCGAAGATGGAAGGCTGGTTTGCCCAGCCGAGATCGCCCTTGTCCTTTGAAGAAGGTTTCTGTGGTAGAACAGATATGTTGTAGTACCCTGTCGTTCTGAAGAAATTGTCTCTCCTTTCCTCGACCACATACGTTTACAACTGCTGCTGATAACTCGACgtctaggatgtatcacttctttagtgaataagagttcaaagttcataccaagttgccatactaaGCTTGTGctatagtcgaaattcatccttccaGCCTTGCGATCGTGACCTCCACATTGAAATTAGCCCTTTTAAATGCATGGACACCAGTCTTCACATCGTCGGGAACACAAGTTCATTTTGTTAGGTTGTAGTTGATATTAGCCATTTTAAACGTATGGACATTAGTCCTCACATCATCGGGAACACAAGGTAGACTTTCGTCAACGGGCTTTTATCACGTGGGAGAGAAGGGCGTTTCATAGTTCTCAACCAATGTCTATTCACTTGGGCATGGCCACTGAGCGAGCATAGTTTACTTATGAAAACAATTATCTCAtatagaagctaaaattacatttaatcttttcacaaatagtttcatatttaaatatttaaattgcacaacaattccatgtgaatctgataactacaatgtgtagactttccaagatacaatttatgtcatcctatcatcagaTATCATGTCCTAGACACCAACTGATCTGtcatcatattctttaagtaccaacggatattttcaactggttggattacataaAGATTGTTCCATTCCAAAACTGTTGATGTTACCATactctctctatgttaacaaagggctttccaagagtccattatgtagagtagagagagaaaggggggaaaggtatttatggggggtcaTAAATCTCACCAACAGAGCAACATCATGACACCACAGACgaactccggagctctgtcaaagtgaccatagggttcttggtcacctccctgaccaaggcccttctcccccgattgctcagtttggccgggtggccagctctaggaagagtcttggcggttccaaactttttgcatttaagaatgatggaagccactgtgttcttggggacctttaatgctgcagaaataatttggtacccttccccagatctgtgtctcgacactaTCCTgctctacagacagttccttcaacctcataacttggtttttgctctgacatgcactgtcaactgtgggaccttatatagacaggtttttgcctttccaaatcatgtccaatcaattaaatttaccacaggtggactccaatcaagttatagaaacatctcaaggatgatcaatggaaacaggatgcacttgagctcaatttcaggtctcatagcaaaggttctgaatacttaagtaaataaggtttttctgcTTTTTATTTCTTATAAATTTAcataaatgtctaaaaacctgtttttgctttgtcattatgtataCATAGATGAGGGACAatgtattttatccattttagaataaggctgtaacgtaacaaaatttggaaaaagtcaagaggtctgaatactttccgaatgcactgtttagATGTTCTTCttacaaacataatgatggtaattatggccaaacagttctatttttgtttcatcagaccagaggacattaatccaaaaagtacaatatttgtcaccatgtgcagttgcaaactgtagtcttgcttttttatggcggttttggagcagtgtctccttccttgctgagtggcctttcaggctttgtcgatatagaactcgttttactgtagatatagatacctccagcatcttcacaagatcctttgctgttgttctgggattgattttcacaatagatttgccatctattttgtgaagtttaccagaccctcctgcagcaaagcacccccacaacatgatgctgccacccctatgcttcatggttgggatggtgttcttcgacttgcaagcctcccccttttttttcCAAACAGaatgatgatcattatggccaaacagttctatttttgtttcatcagaccagagaacatttctccatgtgcagttgcaaaccatagtctggcttttttatggcagttttggagcagtggcttcttccttgctgagcggcctttcaggttatgtcaatataggactcgtttccttttggatatacagtgccttgcgaaagtattcggcccccttgaactttgcgaccttttgccacatttcaggcttcaaacataaagatataaaactgtatttttttgtgaagaatcaacaacaagtgggacacaatcatgaagtggaacgacatttattggatatttcaaacttttttaacaaatccaaaactgaaaaattgggcgtgcaaaattattcagcccctttactttcagtgcagcaaactctctccagaagttcagtgaggatctctgaatgatccaatgttgacctaaatgactaatgatgataaatacaatccacctgtgtgtaatcaagtctccgtataaatgcacctgcactgtgatagtctcagaggtccgttaaaagcgcagagagcatcacgaagaacaaggaacacaccaggcaggtccgagatactgttgtgaagaagtttaaagccggatttggatacaaaaagatttcccaagctttaaacatcccaaggagcactgtgcaagcgataatattgaaatggaaggagtatcagaccactgcaaatctaccaagacctggccgtccctctaaactttcagctcatacaaggagaagactgatcagagatgcagccaagaggcccataatcactctggatgaacggcagagatctacagctgaggtgggagactctgtccataggacaacaatcaggcgtatattgcacaaatctggcctttatggaagagcggcaagaagaaagccatttcttaaagacatccataaaaagtgttgtttaaagtttgccacaaaccacctggaagacacaccaaacatgtggaagaaggtgctctggtcagatgaaaccaaaattgaacgttatgtttggcgtaaaagcaacacagctcatcaccctgaacacaccatccccactgtcaaacatggtggtggcagcatcatggtttgggcctgcttttcttcagcagggacagggaagatggttcaaattgatgggaagatggatggagccaaatacaggaccattctggaagaaaacctgatggagtctgcaaaagacctgagactgggacggagatttgtcttccaacaagacaatgatccaaaacataaagcaaaatctacaatggaatggttcaaaaataaacatatccaggtgttagaatggccaagtcaaagtccagacctgaatccaatcgagaatctgtggaaagaactgaaaactgctgttcacaaatgctctccatccaacctcactgagctcgagctgttttgcaaggaggaatgggaaaaaaattcagtctctcgatgtacaaaactgatagagacataccccaagcgacttacatctgtaatcgcagcaaaaggtggcgctacaaagtattaacttaagggggctgaataattttgcacgcccaatttttcagtttttgatttgttaaaaaagtttgaaatatccaataaatgtcgctccacttcatgattgtgtcccacttgttgttgattcttcacaaaaaaatacagttttatatctttatgtttgaagcctgaaatgtggcaaaaggtcgcaaagttcaagggggctgaatactttcgcaaggcactgtagatacttgTGAAGTttctagaggaaacaggtacacaaggtc
This window of the Oncorhynchus clarkii lewisi isolate Uvic-CL-2024 chromosome 1, UVic_Ocla_1.0, whole genome shotgun sequence genome carries:
- the LOC139389694 gene encoding uncharacterized protein, producing MGTAGALFSVAPPLPEARVGGTAGALFSVDPPLPEARVGGTAGALFSVDPPLPEARVGGTAGALFSVAPPLLEARVGGTAGALFSVDPPLPEARGLKTITYYKGKPNRELLSDLSLQDELNAFYARFEASSTEPCMRAPAVLNECVITLSIADVNYRPAFNTIVPSKFITKLRSLGLNTSLFNWILDFLTVRPQVVRERSQESDSEDALEKEVSEVEDNTEYDPDQETTDVEQSSDEDEGPAEVVVTFRSKNGNLSWSSSTPERRGQLSTENVIRMTPGPMRYAISRVDDIKFGFELFLTESIETIVINMTNLEGRRIYKDNWKEVIHFDNRETTPGRRQKDKLAAIREVYTGKPADGVPERNQGMRVVLEMTVGLQEHNITCDNLFTSYALGQELLQKKLPWWVRKKNVLLMTTLHRDAAVSTREDKKPNAVLDYNTNKGGVDNLEKVAGTYSCNRLTARWPVVVFFNILDVSAFKAFVVWMEVNPGWKQGKFFKRRFFLEELGKAMVAPLIQRRQRLPRTPSSAGLVSDIQGPEVRSTATRDRRDKRKRCNLYAPRDVKTSIMCHKCSAYICKAHAATTTYCPTCA